In Colwellia sp. M166, a genomic segment contains:
- a CDS encoding nitric oxide reductase activation protein NorD, whose product MEEWVGGLWHKYITRKASTEYADAAVQFSQVSHAIGLVYRALGGAAVKRVEAASDRDYIVRRSFLEKIAGENQQISLAWQDDESLRLPETLAVFPRAELNHDLYIWLAILAAQHDGKFRHWAIDNQQLVLDVLERFPALVPRYQRLAKAFVSSRADHSKRPKAEQLMEQAINQAILSPGSVKEFPTVNYAPQAVYLWLYPSAHVDPQVLPEFDDSDEALEAAELSKAKKSETSRKQGERVDSGDDKDGMMIFRLESLFSWSEFSKLDRGTDDSDDDEDDNQRIAEDLDKITVAKQQSQKSARIKIDMDLPSASEDDLPLGEGIKIPEWNYKKQCLEADRCLLQPMLPKDSTAQKLPVKLQKTAKVIQAQFEQLRSVRYWLKGEHQGEELDLAAWLDFHIESKISPTKEKGHYRSFRGNNRDISTLLLADLSMSTDAYLDDNSRVIDVVQDSMLLFGEALNSVGDSFAMYGFSSVKRSNVRFTLLKNFNEKYDDVIRGRVRSIRPGFYTRMGAAIRQATKVLVEQRSTQKLLLILTDGKPNDIDHYEGRFGIEDTHQAIKEANKLGIKPFCITIDQEAQSYLPYLFGSNGYTVILRPDQLPVRLPQLYHQLTSQ is encoded by the coding sequence ATGGAAGAGTGGGTAGGCGGTCTTTGGCATAAGTATATTACGCGTAAAGCTAGCACTGAATATGCTGATGCCGCGGTGCAGTTTTCACAAGTAAGCCACGCGATAGGACTGGTTTATCGTGCTTTAGGTGGTGCAGCCGTTAAGCGTGTTGAAGCTGCAAGTGATCGTGACTACATTGTACGTCGCAGTTTTCTTGAAAAAATTGCCGGTGAAAACCAACAAATTAGTCTTGCTTGGCAAGATGATGAAAGCTTACGTTTACCTGAAACTTTAGCGGTTTTCCCCCGCGCAGAATTAAACCATGATTTGTATATTTGGTTAGCAATATTAGCCGCACAGCATGATGGTAAGTTTCGTCATTGGGCGATAGATAACCAACAACTTGTACTCGATGTACTTGAGCGCTTTCCGGCACTTGTTCCACGTTATCAGCGCCTTGCAAAGGCTTTTGTCAGTAGCCGCGCCGATCATTCAAAACGACCTAAAGCCGAACAATTAATGGAGCAGGCGATCAATCAAGCTATTTTATCACCTGGCTCAGTAAAAGAATTTCCAACGGTAAACTATGCACCACAAGCGGTATATTTGTGGTTATATCCTTCAGCACACGTTGATCCGCAAGTATTACCTGAATTTGATGATAGTGATGAAGCACTAGAAGCAGCTGAACTCAGTAAAGCGAAAAAGAGTGAAACCAGCCGAAAACAAGGTGAACGGGTTGACTCCGGTGATGATAAAGATGGCATGATGATTTTTCGCCTTGAAAGTCTTTTTTCTTGGAGTGAATTTTCAAAACTTGACCGAGGTACTGACGACAGCGACGATGATGAAGATGACAATCAACGTATTGCTGAAGACTTAGATAAAATTACCGTTGCGAAGCAGCAAAGTCAAAAAAGTGCCCGTATAAAAATTGATATGGATTTGCCTTCAGCATCCGAAGATGATTTACCCTTAGGCGAAGGCATTAAAATACCCGAATGGAACTATAAGAAACAGTGCCTAGAAGCTGATAGGTGTCTTTTACAGCCTATGCTACCTAAAGACAGCACAGCACAAAAATTACCGGTTAAATTACAAAAAACAGCGAAAGTAATACAAGCTCAGTTTGAACAACTGCGCAGTGTACGGTATTGGCTCAAGGGTGAGCACCAAGGTGAAGAGTTAGATCTTGCTGCTTGGCTTGATTTTCATATAGAGTCAAAAATATCACCGACCAAAGAAAAGGGGCACTATCGCAGCTTTCGTGGCAACAATCGTGATATTTCTACTTTACTGCTAGCTGATTTATCGATGTCGACTGATGCTTATTTAGATGACAATAGTCGTGTTATCGATGTAGTACAAGACTCGATGTTACTGTTTGGTGAAGCGCTAAATAGTGTTGGCGACAGTTTTGCCATGTATGGTTTTTCGTCAGTAAAGCGTAGCAATGTGCGTTTTACGTTGTTGAAAAACTTTAATGAAAAGTATGATGATGTTATTCGTGGCCGGGTGCGCTCTATTCGCCCTGGTTTTTATACTCGAATGGGTGCGGCTATTCGTCAAGCAACAAAAGTTTTAGTTGAGCAACGCAGTACACAAAAATTGCTATTAATACTCACCGACGGCAAGCCAAATGATATTGACCATTATGAAGGGCGATTTGGCATTGAAGATACTCATCAAGCCATAAAAGAAGCCAATAAACTGGGCATTAAACCTTTTTGTATAACCATTGACCAAGAAGCGCAAAGTTATTTACCTTATTTGTTTGGTAGCAATGGCTACACGGTTATTTTAAGACCTGATCAGCTGCCGGTGCGTTTGCCGCAGCTTTACCATCAATTAACCAGCCAATAA
- a CDS encoding HDOD domain-containing protein, with protein sequence MNNQNKVRSSHNMDDLKYRTHCRYFNEYHLKPKNVSIFMFKKLFNKIFKKSKKNTANLYYFENSKKTTNAQQETEHKQTDIEYSVKNTVSIAPIIRSFDEQYQQDFYDYLLGSSPSVSSSYNDELSKLISEKIENLLKSPKLILDSLPTLPLSLTKIMAQLNNDDFDANELIKLIQQEPAIAAKVIELANSSYYNRQSKEINDLKSAFMVLGVNGLSEGVINGFVSRLVPHPSIYFRQYGQKIWQHSLSTGITAKALVAKSPLKAHAAQAYFIGLICNLGDLIIYQLLIDAFAVVHPDCQPNSVLFKNMMAKNSKRLTYFIAKYWNFPNSILEVLALQAQVKKSALLPALHKKMPIACFIYEAKVISELQMRLTQQTIDNDYIKEVSTSLLFTEQATVQLNLILANNQLESA encoded by the coding sequence ATGAATAATCAAAATAAGGTAAGATCGAGTCATAACATGGATGATTTAAAATACAGAACTCATTGTAGGTATTTTAATGAGTATCACCTTAAACCTAAAAATGTTTCTATATTTATGTTCAAAAAATTATTCAATAAAATTTTTAAAAAATCAAAGAAAAACACGGCCAATCTGTACTACTTTGAAAACAGCAAAAAAACAACTAATGCTCAGCAAGAAACCGAACATAAACAAACTGACATTGAATATAGCGTTAAAAATACAGTATCTATTGCACCTATAATCCGCTCGTTTGATGAACAATATCAACAAGATTTTTATGACTATCTATTAGGCTCTTCCCCTTCGGTTAGCTCTTCGTATAACGACGAGTTATCAAAGCTTATTTCTGAAAAAATAGAAAATTTATTAAAAAGTCCAAAGTTAATTTTAGATTCATTACCAACCTTGCCATTATCGTTAACAAAAATAATGGCACAATTAAATAATGATGACTTTGATGCGAATGAATTAATCAAACTTATCCAACAAGAGCCAGCTATTGCCGCTAAGGTCATCGAGCTTGCCAACTCTTCTTATTACAATCGTCAAAGTAAAGAAATCAATGACTTAAAATCTGCTTTTATGGTGCTAGGTGTTAACGGTTTATCAGAAGGAGTTATTAACGGTTTTGTTAGTCGATTAGTGCCACACCCAAGTATTTACTTTCGACAATATGGTCAAAAAATCTGGCAACATAGTTTATCTACTGGCATAACCGCTAAAGCGCTGGTGGCGAAATCACCTTTAAAAGCTCATGCAGCTCAAGCCTACTTTATCGGTTTAATTTGTAACTTGGGTGATCTGATTATTTATCAATTATTAATAGATGCTTTTGCTGTAGTACACCCTGACTGCCAGCCAAACTCAGTATTATTTAAAAATATGATGGCTAAAAATTCAAAAAGACTAACTTACTTTATTGCAAAGTATTGGAATTTTCCTAACTCTATATTGGAAGTTTTAGCACTACAGGCACAAGTAAAAAAATCAGCGTTATTACCGGCACTACACAAGAAAATGCCCATTGCTTGCTTTATTTATGAAGCTAAAGTCATCAGCGAATTACAAATGAGATTAACGCAGCAAACAATTGATAATGATTATATAAAAGAGGTATCAACGTCGTTACTTTTCACTGAACAAGCCACGGTACAATTAAATTTGATACTAGCTAATAATCAGTTAGAAAGCGCCTAG